CCCCACACCAGCTGGTCCGGTGAACTCACTGTCACCGACAACCGCACCGTTCTTGGCGATCCGCACAAACGGCGTACGCAAACCACGCCGTGACAGCAGCTCATCCACCGCGTCGAGACTGAACAGGTCGTCATACGGCGCGGGCAGATCCCCCGCTCGAAACAGAACCGCCCGCAAGCCCCAGTACTTACCCGCAAACACCCCCACATCCCCACCCACACACCGCCGAAGCGCAGACACATCCCTCGCCACACCACCCACCCCACTCCACCCACCCGCCGCATTCCCGGGACCGGTGGGTTTGGTCGGGTGTAGGAGGGTCGCAGCGTTCTCCAGGTCGGTGGGCTTGGTCGGGTGTAGGAGCGTTGCTGGGTTCTCCGGGCTCGAGGTGGTTGGTTCGGTGAGGTGGGTTGGGGTTGGGGTGGTGGGGTGCCGGAGGGCCGGGGTGTTGGGTTGGTGGGGCTTAGGCTCGTCCGGCACTGTGCTCACCAGCTTCCGGAGTTACCGCCACCGCCGGAGCCGCCGCCCGCGGAGCCACTCGCGCCACCGTCCGCGCCGCCGTCTGCCCCATCATCAGAACCACGCTCCGAGCCGCCAGACCCACCGGAGCCGCCGTAGCCACCATCTCCAGCTCCACCAGAGCCGCCCGACCCGCCCGAACCGCCGCCGGATTCTTCTGACCCGCCGGACCCGCCGCCGTAGCCGCCTGAACCGCTCCCGGAATCACCCGAACCGCCGTAGCCGCCGCTTGAACCGCCGCCGGACTCACCTGAGCCGCCGTACCCGCCGTCGCCTGAACCGCCGGCGGAGCCGCCTCCACCGGCGCCGCCGTCCGCGCCGCCGTCCTGGGTGCCCTGGGAAGCACCACCATCGGCCGGGCCTTCGCCACCACCGCCGGCCCCACCGCCACCGCCGGCGCCGCCGTCCGCGCCGCCGTCGGCGCCCTGGTCTGAGCCGGATGGGTCGCCGTAGCCGCCTGACGTGTTGCCGCCGGGCTGGTTCGCGCCGCCGCCCGCGCCGCCACCAGCTCCACCGCCTGCGCTGCCCGTGCCGCCACCAGCTCCACCGTCTGCGCCGCCGTCGGTGGTGCCGGGGGTGGCGCCTCCGTCGGCTGGTCCTTCGGTGCCTGATGAGGAGGTGTTCATGTCGTCATCGTTGAGACCCATTGTGCTGCTCCCTTCGCGAACGGCCAGGAAGATGCCGGTCAGATGCCGGGACCTAGACATCGGGCACCCTGGCCATCTAGTGCGCAAAGTGGAGGTTCGCTAAACCCTCCGCGCGTTACAGCGCCGACTCGATTCGGCCGCATCGCCAAAACGGGCCGCGGGTATCACCGCAACAGGTCCGCCAGCACTTTCACGAACCCGTCGGTGACGTCCTCCGGGCGTACGGCGATCCGCAACCAGTCCGCCCCGAGACCCGGGAACGTGTCACCCCGACGCACCGCAAACCCCTGTGTACGAAGGGATTCCCGCAACCGCGGCGCCTCCGCGACGTGCACCAGTACGAACGGCGCCCGGGGCACGCCGTACATCGACAGTCCACCCGTCGTACCCAATCTGTCAATCAAATGGGCACGCTGCCGTTCGATGTCCAACGCGGCCTGGGCCGATTCCGCGACGGCACGCTCGTTGCTGCAGGCAATTGCCGCCGCGAGTGCAGGAGTGGACACCGGCCAGTGCGGCTGAACGGCGGCGAGCTGTTCGATCAGACCCGCGGCCGCGACGACGTACCCGACCCGTAGCCCGGCGAGGCCCCAGGTCTTGGTCAGGCTGCGTACGACCACCAGCCCGGGAATGGAGCCGCCGGCAAGCGATTCGGGTTCGCCCGGTACGGCGTCCATGAATGCCTCGTCGACGACCAGGATGCGATCCGGGCGAGCCAGTTCGCGGAGTACGTCGGCCGGGTGCAGGACCGAAGTGGGGTTGGTCGGGTTGCCGATCACGACCAGGTCGGCGTCGGACGGTACGGCGGACGGGTCCAGTACGAAACCGTTGTCCGGCCGCAGCAGCACCCGGTCGACCAGATGCCCGGCCGAGCGCAGCGCTGCCTCCGGCTCCGTGAACTGCGGATGCACCACGACCGGATGTCGCGGCCGGAACGCCCGTGCGATCAGTACGAACGCCTCCGCGGCGCCGGCGGTCAGGAGTACCCGCTCCGCTGCGACGTCGTGCCGCCGGGCGACCGCGGCCAGCGCCGCGTCCTGGCGCGGGTACGCCGCCAGGTCCGTCAGGCTCGCTGTGATCGCGTCGAGCAGCCACGCGGGCGGTGTGCCCACGCGGACGTTGACCGCGAGGTCAATCAGCCCGTCGCCGACCTCGAGGTCACCGTGATGCTCCAGATCAAACCCATCCACCACGGTCAGGAGGCTAACTGCTCAGGGAGTCTTTCGGACCAGCCGGTCCGCGCAGTGGTCAGCCAGCGGTCACTTAGGCGTGACTGAGTACCTGCGGTTCAGCAGGGACGGGTTGCGCATGCGTACGTCCGCCAACCGCGCAGCCGAGACATCCGCGTACGCATGTCCGTCCGACTCACCCACTGCTGCCACGGCAATGCCCTGCGGGTCGATGACCTGGCTGAGACCGCAGTACTTCTTGCCGTTCTGTGCGGCCGCTGCGACGTAGCAGGTGTTCTCCACTGCGCGTGCGGTGAGCAGTGTGGTCCAGTGGTGCTCCTTGAGCGGTCCACGTACCCAGGCGGCCGGGATGACGAGCACCTCGGCTCCGGCGTCGATCAGTGCGCGGGAGAGCTCGGGGAAGCGCAGGTCGTAGCAGGTCATCAGCCCGAGCGAGTGGTCACCGATCTGGATCACTACCGGCGCTACGTCTCCCGGTGTGAGCTGCTCGGACTCCTTGTAGCCGAACGCGTCGTACAGGTGGATCTTGCGGTACGCGCCGAGCAGCGTACCGTCCGCGCCGACCGCCAGCAGCGTGTTGTACGGCCGGTGCTCGTCGCAACTGCGCTCGAACATGCCGGCGACGATCGCCACCCCGTGTTCGATCGCCGCCTTCCGGAGCGTCGCCACGAATTCACCGTCCAACGGCTCGGCCGCCTCCGCCACCGACGCACCTTCGACGGCGAAATCCGACATCATCGCCTCGGGGAGCACGACGAGATCGGGCTGCCCGCCGGCGGCCTCGGCGACCAGACGGGTGACCAGGTCCCGGTTGGCGGCCTTGTCATAACTACTGGCGGTCTGCACCACGGCAATCCTCATCTCCCCATGGTGCCGCAGAAGTCGCGACTTGAACCTCACCCGATGTTGCTGAGGGGTTATCCCCTGAGGTGACGGGTTGCCCCCTGGAGATTTCAGGGGGCAACCCGCTTGTTCAGGGGGCAACCGCCTGCGGGCCGGCGGTGGGAGACTGCGGGGGTGGAGTTTGATGCGGTGGTGCTGGCCGGGGGTGGGTCGGTTCGGTTCGGCGGGGTGGACAAGGCGATGGTGGTGCTCGAGGGGGTGTCGTTGCTGGATCGGGTGTTGATGGCGACGGCTGACGCGGTGTCGACGGTGGTGGTGGGGGCGGTGCGGACGACGTACCGCGAGGTTGCGTGGACGGTTGAGGAGCCGCCCGCCGGCGGGCCGGTCGCGGGGCTGGCGGCCGGGCTGGAGTACGGCGTGGCGCCGGTGGTCGTGGTGGTCAGCTGCGACCTGCCATGGATCACCCGAACTGACATCACAACACTCGTCAAACGCCTCGACGAGCCCGATGAACCACACGAGCGCGGCGAGGTCAGGCAGTTGGATGGGTTTGGGTTGCGGGACAAGGGTGGGCGGGAGCAGTGGTTGGCGGCTGCTTATCGGCGGGGCTCGCTGGTGGAGGCGGTTCGGCGGGTTGGTGATCCGCGCGACAAGTCGGTTCGGCGTACGCTCGCGGGGCTTGAGCTTGCCTGGACCGCGCCCACCCAGGCCGGCAACGACGTCGACACCTGGTCGGACCTCGACACCTGACGCACCGTAAATCGGTGGACGGACGCCCTACCTTCGAACACATGGACGTTCGACAACTGGTCCGGGACGCGACCGGGCTCGAGGTTGGCGAGGTCGTAGAACGCACCGGCGGCCAGCTGAGCTCCGTGTACGAAGTGAACACGTCCGCCGACCCCCTGATCGTCAAGGTGTACGCACCGGACTGGCGATGGAAGCAGTCCAAAGAAGTGCACGTGTACGGCCTACTAGCGCACGCCCTACACCAAGCGATCCCCAACGTCGTACACGTAGCCGACGGAATCACCATCCTCACGAAACTCGATGGCGTACCGCTCTCCGAGCTCGACCCACCCGACTGGCGAGCCGTGTACGCACAACTCGGCGCGCTACTGAAGCGTATCCACACCATCGAACAACCCGAGTACGGCTACCTGACCGACCGCATCCTCGACCCGCTGCCGGACAACGCCCAGTACATGCGACGTCAGTTCACCAAGAAACTGGATGAGTTCAGTCAGCTCGGCGGTGACCGGTCCCTTGGCATCAAGATCGCGGAACACGTCGACCGCCATCAACAAGTCTTCGCGGACAACACCGCCGCATCCCTGTGTCACAACGACTTCCACGAAGGCAACATCCTCGTCGACCCGCAGACCTGGCGCGTCTCCGGGTTCATCGACGTCGAGAACGCGATCGCGGCCGACCCGCTGATCGATGTCGCCAAGACCATCCAGTACTCGGTCCGCGGCAACCGCGCCAAACTCGACGGTCTCGCCGACGGGTACGGTCCCACGCCGACCGACCGGATCGACCTGTACCGGCTGTATCACTCGCTCGAACTATGGGACTGGTTCAGCTCGATAGGCGAAACCACTCACCTCGACAGCATCGCGAAGGACATGGCCGACCTGGTCGCGCGCTGAGGGGTAGGTTGGGCAGCATGCGAGCTGTCGTGTGTGATGGGACCGGCGGGATCGACGTCCTCGGGATCGGCGAGATCCCGGACCCGGAACCGGCCGTCGACGAGGTGATCATCGACGTGGTCGCGGCGGGTGTGAACCGTGCCGACCTGCTGCAGCGGCAGGGTTTCTATCCGCCGCCGCCCGGTGCTCCCGGCACGATCGGGCTCGAGGTGTCCGGCCGGATCGCCGCGGTCGGCGCCGAGGTCGAAGGCTGGTCCGTCGGCGACGAGTGCTGCGCCCTGCTGGCCGGTGGCGGGTACGCCGAGAAGGTCGCCGTGCCGGCGCCGCAGGTGATGCCGGTACCGGACGGGGTCGATCTGGTCAGCGCCGCCGCGCTTCCCGAGGTGGTCGCGACGGTCTGGTCGAACGTGTTCATGTCCGCGCATCTCAAGGCGGGCGAGACGCTGCTCGTGCACGGCGGCTCGTCCGGGATCGGCACGATGGCGATCCAGCTGGGCGTCGCGCACGGCGCGCGCGTCCTGACCACCGTCGGCAACGCGGAGAAGATGGAGTTCTGTACGCGGCTCGGCGCGGACGTCGCGATCAACTACAAGGACGCCGAGTGGGCGTCGGTGGTGAACGAGGCCACCCACGGCGCGGGCGCGGACGTGATCCTGGACATCATCGGCGCCAAGTACCTGCCCGACAACGTGAAGTCGCTGGCGTACGACGGCCGCCTGGTCGTGATCGGGATGCAGGGCGGGGCGAAGGGCGAGCTGGATCTTGGCCGGCTGCTCAGCCGGCGTGGTTCGGTGATCGCGACCGGCCTGCGGTTCCGCTCGGTCGCGGACAAGGGCCGGATCATCGCCGAGGTGGTCGGCCACGTCTGGCCGCTGGTCGAGGCGAAGAAGGTCCGCCCGATCGTGCACTCGACGTTCCCGCTCGCCGAGGTGGCGACGGCACACGAGACCCTCGAACAGTCCACCCAGCTGGGCAAGGTCCTGCTGGTGCTCTGAGCCGGAGCAGCCTGTTCGTGCCGACCGGAGCGGGCGTGCTCCGTTCGCCAAGCTCCGACGCGCTAACTCTGCAGGTTCGCCGCCACCCATTCCGGGTCCGGCTCGACCAGCTGGATCACGTCCAGCCAGGTCCCGGCCGGGTCGCGGACGAAGAAGTGCCGCTGGCCGAACGGCTCGGTCACCGGTTCGGTCTCCAGCTGGACGCCGCCGGCGCGCAAGGCGGCGGCGATCTTGTCCACGTCCTCGACGACGAAGCCGAAGACGTTGGTGCTCTCGGTCAGCGCCGACACCGCCGCCGGGACGGTCGGATGACCGCGCTCGCACACCGCGAGCTCCCAGTCGGCCGTACCGCGCCGGACCGTGATGAACCAGCCGAGGTCGATCCCGACCTGCAGGTCCAGGTACTGCGTGTAGAAGGCGGCGACGTCCGAAGGCCGATCGGTGACGACGGTCGCGCCGAATACCGCGGGTTGCATACATTCTCCTGACTACTACATCTGTTGTTGTTGTGTACGACAGTTGTAGTGCACAACCTGCTAGCCTGTCAACATGCCCCGAAACCCGGAACGCCGTACCCAGCTCGCCGACGCCGGTCTCGCCGTCCTCGCGGAGGCGGGCGCCCGCGGCCTGACCCATCGCGCCGTCGACGCGGCGGCCGGACTCCCGGCGGGTACGGCGTCCAACTACTTCAAGACCCGCGACGCGCTCCTCGGTGCCCTGGGTGAGCGGATCTTCGAGCGGCTCGCGCCGGACGAGGCGGTGATCGAGCCGCTCACCAAACGCGCGCCGGGGATCGACCTGATGATCGATTACGTCCGCTACATCGTCGAGCGGCTGCTCGGCCGCCCCGAGCTCAGCCTCGCGCTGCTCGAGCTGCGCCTGGAGGCGGTCCGGCGGCCCGGATTGCACGAGATCCTCTCCCGCACACTCCGCCAGGGCTTCGATCTGGACGTCGCCTACAACGCCAACGCCGGCTTGCCCGGCGGCGCCGAAGAGATCCGGCTACTGCACTTCGCCATCGACGGCCTGGTCCTGGACCAGCTCACGCCCGGCACCGGCCGGCCGTACGACATCGACGCGATCACCGCCCGTTTGGTCCGCCGGCTGGTCCGCGAAGACTGACGGAGGATTGACTGGAGAATACCGAGTATGCATACTCGGTATCTATGTCGATCAAGCATGGATTGCTGGCGCTGCTCCAGGACGAACCGAAGTACGGCTATCAACTGCGCGGTGAGTTCGAGGCGGCCACCGGTGCGACCTGGCCGCTGAACATCGGGCAGGTGTACACGACGCTGACCCGCCTGGAACGCGACGGGCTGGTGCAACCGTCGGCCACCCGGACGGCAACCCCTGAGGGCGACGGCCGATCGATGTACGAGATCACCGACGCCGGCCGTACCGAGCTGGCGAACTGGTTCGAGACGCCGGTCACCCGTGAGTCCCGCCCGCGTGACGAGCTGGCGATCAAACTCGCTCTTGCCCTCGCGGTGCCCGGTGTCGACGTGAGCGCGGTCGTCCAGCGGCAGCGGATGTCGACGATGCAGTCACTGCAGGAGCTGACCCGCTTGAAGCGGAACAGCACCGACGGCGAGATCTCCTGGCAGCTGGTGATCGAGTCGATGATCTTCGGCGCCGAGGCCGAGATCCGCTGGCTGGATCACTGCGAGGCGATGCTGTTACGGCACCGCGGCAAACCACGGCCGGCCGTACCACGGACGTACGACGTGCCGGATCAGGAAGCGGCGCGATCAGAAGAGGCGCGATCATGAGCGCGATCCTGGACATCCGCTCCCTGACCAGGACACACGGTCAGGGCGAGCAGGCCGTACACGCCTTGCGGGGCGTGGATCTGAGCGTGGCCTCCGGCGAACTCGTCGCCGTGATGGGCCCGTCCGGGTCCGGCAAGTCGACGCTGCTGACCTGCGCCGGCGGCCTCGACCGGCCGTCCGGCGGGGAAGTACTTGTCGACGGCAACGATCTGGCCACCCTCGACCGGAACGCCGTGGCCGCGCTGCGCCGGCGCCGGATCGGGTACGTGTTCCAGGACTTCAACCTGATCCCCGCGCTGACCGCGGCGGAGAACGTCGCGCTACCGCTGGAGCTCGACGGTACGCGGGCCCGGACCGCGCGCAAGTTCGCCGTCGCCGCCCTGCTGGAGGTCGGGATCGACGACCTCGCGGACCGGTTCCCCGACGACATGTCCGGTGGCCAGCGGCAACGAGTGGCGATCGCGCGGGCGATCGTCGGTGAACGCCGGCTGCTGCTCGCCGATGAACCGACCGGTGCACTCGACTCCGAAACCGGCGAGGCCGTGCTCCAGCTGCTCCGCGATCGCTGCGACCAGCACGGGATCGCCGGTGTCCTGGTCACGCACGACGCCCGGCACGCCGCCTGGGCGGACCGCGTGGTGTACCTGCGGGACGGCGTGATGGTCGGCCAGTCCGGCCCGCTGCCCGGGGCCGACGCGCTGCTGCAGGAAACTCTCTGATGGGCAACTGGGGTCCACCGCTGCGGATCGCCCGCCGCACGATGCGGAGATCGCTCGGGCGTACCTTGCTGGTGGCCGCGCTGATCGGGCTGCCGGTGATGGCGGCGACCTGGATCGGCGTGGTCATGAAGACCGCTGATCCACAGGGCGAGGCCTTCGCGACCCGGACGATCGGGGCGGCGGACGCACGACTCGACGTGACCCAGTACGGCAAGCTCGCGCCACAAACCGGGCCGCCTAGCCTCTACAACGAGCCACCGGCCGCGGAGGGCTACGACAAGGCCGTGCGGACGCCCGCGACCTTCGACCCGCTGACGCTGCTCCCGGCCGGATCGACGGTGGCGCGCGCGTTCACGGACGCCGGCATGACCGAGATCCAGAACGCGGGCGTGAAGACCTCCGTCACCCTGATGACCGGCGACGGCTCGAACCCGCTGACGAACGGCACCCTGCGACTCGATCAAGGTCGCTTCCCGGCCACGTCCGAAGAGGTCGCGATCTCGCCGTCCCTGGCGAACAAGCTCGGCCTCCGGGGTGCTTCCGGCACCGTCGAGAGCGCGACCGGCAAGAAGTACGCGGTCGTCGGACTGGCCCGGGTACCGGCCGCGCAGAACATGCGGGCGATCTTCGCTACGCCGGACACCACCCTGTACGAGCCGGACGCCGGCCGCACCGTGCAGTACCTGGTCGATCTGCCAACGTCGGTGAACCCCGATCGGCTCGGTGACGCCTTGCGCGACCAAGGCCTCATTCTCCTGCCGCGGGCGATCATCGTCGATCCGCCGGCGGACCCGTTCAACGGCGGCGGCGGCGACGCCGGCTCGTACGCGGCGATGGCGCTGGTGCTCGGCTTCGGCGTCCTGGAGATCGTGCTGCTCGCCGGGACCGCGTTCGCGGTCGGCGCGCGGCGGCAGACCAGGGAGCTCGGCCTGGTGCTGGCAGCCGGCGGCACACCCCGGGACGTACGCCGGATCGTCGCCATGCAAGGCCTGTTCGCCGGTCTGGTGGGCGTACTCGGCGGGCTCGTGCTCGCGGGCATCGCCGTGTTCGCCGGAAGACCGCTCTGGGAGCGGATGACCAACACGATCTTCGCCGGCTGGCAGGTCCCCTGGGTGATGATCCTCGTGATCGCGGCCCTCGGCCTCGGCGCGGGCCTCGCGGCGGCGGCGATCCCGGCGATCAATGCCGGGCGGCAGGCACCGATGACCGCGCTGGCCGGGCGATTCGAGGTGACCGCGAAGGCAGTCCGGGTCCGGATCGCTTCGGTGATTCTGCTGGCCGGCGGGCTGGTCTGCGTCTTCGCCGGGAGCGCCATGATCGCGTCCGCGCTGCAAACAGCGAAGGAGCAGGTCACGGCTCACTCCCCGGCAACGGTCACGCCGACCGGGCCGATCGCGCTGGTCCTGCTGGGCATCACCGCGACGATCGTGGCGCTGGTCTGGATGCTGCCGGGCCTGGTTGTCAAGGTGGCCGGGCTGGCCCGCGGGCTGCCGCTCAGCGGCCGGATGGCGATGCGTGACGCCGCCCGGCACCGGCACCGGACCGGTCCGGCGACCGCCGCGATCATGATGGCCGTCGCCGGCACCGCGGCGGTCGCGTTCGCCGCCTCGAACTCGATCGCGGCCAGCGCCGCCGACTATGTCGCGACCGCCCACGACGGCGACGCGTCGCTGCGCTTCATCGACGGCGTGGAGGGCCAGCGCGGGTACTCGCCGCAGATTGTCACGGATGTCGCGCGGCTGCTACCGGTCCGGAACACGTACGAGATCGGGTATGTTCGGCCCCACAACGTGAAGGCCAACAAGTACGGCTACGTCCCGAGCCTGATGGCCGACGGCCCGGCGACGAAGGACGGGCTGACCGGTTTCCCCTTGCAGGCGGTCGATCCGGCGATGGTGGCCCGGTTCGGCGAGTACGGCGAGAAGGCCGCGGCCGCGCTCCGGGCCGGCCTGGTGGTCGTTCCGGAGGTCGCGCTCAAGCCCGGCCAGAAAGTTGCCCTGCGCCACGATGACATGGGGAACGCGGGCCAGGTCGGCAGCGTCCGGGCGGCGTCGTTCGGTGCCACGCCACCGGTGCAGTTGCTGCGCGAGTACGCACTGATCGCCCCGCAGGCGGCGCGTGCGCTGGGAACGATCGAGGTCATCGACGTGCACTACGAGCTGACCCGCGAACCGTCCGCCGAAGAGCTGGCCGCGGTCTCGCGGCTGCTCGGCCGAGACGACCTGCTGCAGGTGGAGAAGGGCTACCAGAGTCCCGCGCGGCTGTTCCTGATCGGCATTCTCGGCGCGGCCACCGTGGTCACGCTGCTCGGCGTGGCGAT
The genomic region above belongs to Kribbella solani and contains:
- a CDS encoding phosphotransferase family protein, producing the protein MDVRQLVRDATGLEVGEVVERTGGQLSSVYEVNTSADPLIVKVYAPDWRWKQSKEVHVYGLLAHALHQAIPNVVHVADGITILTKLDGVPLSELDPPDWRAVYAQLGALLKRIHTIEQPEYGYLTDRILDPLPDNAQYMRRQFTKKLDEFSQLGGDRSLGIKIAEHVDRHQQVFADNTAASLCHNDFHEGNILVDPQTWRVSGFIDVENAIAADPLIDVAKTIQYSVRGNRAKLDGLADGYGPTPTDRIDLYRLYHSLELWDWFSSIGETTHLDSIAKDMADLVAR
- the mobA gene encoding molybdenum cofactor guanylyltransferase, with product MEFDAVVLAGGGSVRFGGVDKAMVVLEGVSLLDRVLMATADAVSTVVVGAVRTTYREVAWTVEEPPAGGPVAGLAAGLEYGVAPVVVVVSCDLPWITRTDITTLVKRLDEPDEPHERGEVRQLDGFGLRDKGGREQWLAAAYRRGSLVEAVRRVGDPRDKSVRRTLAGLELAWTAPTQAGNDVDTWSDLDT
- a CDS encoding ABC transporter ATP-binding protein; amino-acid sequence: MSAILDIRSLTRTHGQGEQAVHALRGVDLSVASGELVAVMGPSGSGKSTLLTCAGGLDRPSGGEVLVDGNDLATLDRNAVAALRRRRIGYVFQDFNLIPALTAAENVALPLELDGTRARTARKFAVAALLEVGIDDLADRFPDDMSGGQRQRVAIARAIVGERRLLLADEPTGALDSETGEAVLQLLRDRCDQHGIAGVLVTHDARHAAWADRVVYLRDGVMVGQSGPLPGADALLQETL
- a CDS encoding NAD(P)H-quinone oxidoreductase yields the protein MRAVVCDGTGGIDVLGIGEIPDPEPAVDEVIIDVVAAGVNRADLLQRQGFYPPPPGAPGTIGLEVSGRIAAVGAEVEGWSVGDECCALLAGGGYAEKVAVPAPQVMPVPDGVDLVSAAALPEVVATVWSNVFMSAHLKAGETLLVHGGSSGIGTMAIQLGVAHGARVLTTVGNAEKMEFCTRLGADVAINYKDAEWASVVNEATHGAGADVILDIIGAKYLPDNVKSLAYDGRLVVIGMQGGAKGELDLGRLLSRRGSVIATGLRFRSVADKGRIIAEVVGHVWPLVEAKKVRPIVHSTFPLAEVATAHETLEQSTQLGKVLLVL
- a CDS encoding helix-turn-helix transcriptional regulator, coding for MSIKHGLLALLQDEPKYGYQLRGEFEAATGATWPLNIGQVYTTLTRLERDGLVQPSATRTATPEGDGRSMYEITDAGRTELANWFETPVTRESRPRDELAIKLALALAVPGVDVSAVVQRQRMSTMQSLQELTRLKRNSTDGEISWQLVIESMIFGAEAEIRWLDHCEAMLLRHRGKPRPAVPRTYDVPDQEAARSEEARS
- a CDS encoding TetR/AcrR family transcriptional regulator, which encodes MPRNPERRTQLADAGLAVLAEAGARGLTHRAVDAAAGLPAGTASNYFKTRDALLGALGERIFERLAPDEAVIEPLTKRAPGIDLMIDYVRYIVERLLGRPELSLALLELRLEAVRRPGLHEILSRTLRQGFDLDVAYNANAGLPGGAEEIRLLHFAIDGLVLDQLTPGTGRPYDIDAITARLVRRLVRED
- a CDS encoding carbon-nitrogen hydrolase family protein is translated as MRIAVVQTASSYDKAANRDLVTRLVAEAAGGQPDLVVLPEAMMSDFAVEGASVAEAAEPLDGEFVATLRKAAIEHGVAIVAGMFERSCDEHRPYNTLLAVGADGTLLGAYRKIHLYDAFGYKESEQLTPGDVAPVVIQIGDHSLGLMTCYDLRFPELSRALIDAGAEVLVIPAAWVRGPLKEHHWTTLLTARAVENTCYVAAAAQNGKKYCGLSQVIDPQGIAVAAVGESDGHAYADVSAARLADVRMRNPSLLNRRYSVTPK
- a CDS encoding FtsX-like permease family protein encodes the protein MGNWGPPLRIARRTMRRSLGRTLLVAALIGLPVMAATWIGVVMKTADPQGEAFATRTIGAADARLDVTQYGKLAPQTGPPSLYNEPPAAEGYDKAVRTPATFDPLTLLPAGSTVARAFTDAGMTEIQNAGVKTSVTLMTGDGSNPLTNGTLRLDQGRFPATSEEVAISPSLANKLGLRGASGTVESATGKKYAVVGLARVPAAQNMRAIFATPDTTLYEPDAGRTVQYLVDLPTSVNPDRLGDALRDQGLILLPRAIIVDPPADPFNGGGGDAGSYAAMALVLGFGVLEIVLLAGTAFAVGARRQTRELGLVLAAGGTPRDVRRIVAMQGLFAGLVGVLGGLVLAGIAVFAGRPLWERMTNTIFAGWQVPWVMILVIAALGLGAGLAAAAIPAINAGRQAPMTALAGRFEVTAKAVRVRIASVILLAGGLVCVFAGSAMIASALQTAKEQVTAHSPATVTPTGPIALVLLGITATIVALVWMLPGLVVKVAGLARGLPLSGRMAMRDAARHRHRTGPATAAIMMAVAGTAAVAFAASNSIAASAADYVATAHDGDASLRFIDGVEGQRGYSPQIVTDVARLLPVRNTYEIGYVRPHNVKANKYGYVPSLMADGPATKDGLTGFPLQAVDPAMVARFGEYGEKAAAALRAGLVVVPEVALKPGQKVALRHDDMGNAGQVGSVRAASFGATPPVQLLREYALIAPQAARALGTIEVIDVHYELTREPSAEELAAVSRLLGRDDLLQVEKGYQSPARLFLIGILGAATVVTLLGVAISVSLSAAEGRADLATLAAIGAPPRRRRSLAAAQAWVLGQLGCVLGVGVGALYGYTAHAAFGSPHFVIPWAEIAGIVIVVPLFAGLLAWLLTRSRLPMVSRID
- a CDS encoding VOC family protein → MQPAVFGATVVTDRPSDVAAFYTQYLDLQVGIDLGWFITVRRGTADWELAVCERGHPTVPAAVSALTESTNVFGFVVEDVDKIAAALRAGGVQLETEPVTEPFGQRHFFVRDPAGTWLDVIQLVEPDPEWVAANLQS
- the cobC gene encoding Rv2231c family pyridoxal phosphate-dependent protein CobC encodes the protein MVDGFDLEHHGDLEVGDGLIDLAVNVRVGTPPAWLLDAITASLTDLAAYPRQDAALAAVARRHDVAAERVLLTAGAAEAFVLIARAFRPRHPVVVHPQFTEPEAALRSAGHLVDRVLLRPDNGFVLDPSAVPSDADLVVIGNPTNPTSVLHPADVLRELARPDRILVVDEAFMDAVPGEPESLAGGSIPGLVVVRSLTKTWGLAGLRVGYVVAAAGLIEQLAAVQPHWPVSTPALAAAIACSNERAVAESAQAALDIERQRAHLIDRLGTTGGLSMYGVPRAPFVLVHVAEAPRLRESLRTQGFAVRRGDTFPGLGADWLRIAVRPEDVTDGFVKVLADLLR